From a single Couchioplanes caeruleus genomic region:
- a CDS encoding S8 family serine peptidase, with the protein MRRRLTAGAVATATSLAAFLVGVPGTPAAAATAIEYTVVADDGVSTADAIAAITAAGGTVVSTNTAVGTYKVSSAAADFKIRAAKSDALIGASANRPVGYAPRTSPAVEQPVTESLRGRGPAGAPAADPLDDKLWGLKMVKADKARAIEKGERGVTVGVLDTGLDASNPDLAPNFSSRLSRVFAPDMVDIDGPCEAEGCVDPVGTDDDGHGTHVAGTIAAAANGTGVSGVAPNVTLVELKGGQDSGYFFLDPVVNALTYAGDAGLDVINMSFYVDPWLYNCTSNPADAPEAQAEQRAIITGMKRALNYAHSHGVTLVGALGNQHDNLNDPQEDTTSPDYGGDPYDRPIDNRTCFSLPTEGPHVIGVSAVGPSKSKSQYSNYGTEQVGVAAPGGFTRDFFGTPQYNSAANNILSSYPLKVLQEKGTVDAAGNPLSPTVFKDCTADGKCGYYTYLAGTSMASPHAAGVAALIVSKYGHRDWWRGGLTMNPDLVEAQLYRTAEKTACPEPRLRSYANEGYGPEFDAYCAGPKVFNGFYGHGIVDAYKAVGGR; encoded by the coding sequence ATGAGAAGACGCCTGACGGCCGGGGCCGTCGCCACCGCGACGAGCCTCGCCGCATTCCTTGTCGGTGTGCCGGGCACGCCGGCCGCCGCCGCCACCGCCATCGAGTACACCGTCGTGGCCGACGACGGCGTCTCCACCGCCGATGCCATCGCGGCCATCACCGCCGCGGGCGGCACGGTGGTCTCCACCAACACGGCCGTGGGCACGTACAAGGTGTCGTCCGCCGCCGCCGACTTCAAGATCCGGGCTGCGAAGTCGGACGCGCTGATCGGTGCGTCCGCCAACCGGCCGGTCGGGTACGCGCCGCGCACCTCGCCCGCCGTCGAGCAGCCGGTGACCGAGTCGCTGCGCGGCCGCGGCCCGGCCGGGGCGCCCGCCGCCGACCCGCTGGACGACAAGCTGTGGGGCCTGAAGATGGTCAAGGCCGACAAGGCCCGGGCCATCGAGAAGGGCGAGCGCGGCGTGACCGTGGGCGTCCTCGACACCGGCCTCGACGCGTCCAACCCGGACCTCGCGCCCAACTTCAGCAGCCGTCTCTCCCGGGTGTTCGCGCCGGACATGGTGGACATCGACGGCCCGTGCGAGGCCGAGGGCTGCGTCGACCCGGTCGGCACCGACGACGACGGCCACGGCACCCACGTGGCCGGGACCATCGCCGCCGCCGCCAACGGCACCGGCGTGTCCGGCGTCGCGCCGAACGTCACGCTGGTCGAGCTCAAGGGCGGCCAGGACTCCGGCTACTTCTTCCTCGACCCGGTGGTCAACGCGCTGACGTACGCCGGCGACGCCGGCCTCGACGTGATCAACATGTCGTTCTACGTCGACCCGTGGCTCTACAACTGCACGTCGAACCCGGCCGACGCCCCCGAGGCGCAGGCCGAGCAGCGGGCGATCATCACCGGCATGAAGCGGGCCCTGAACTACGCGCACAGCCACGGGGTCACGCTGGTCGGCGCGCTGGGCAACCAGCACGACAACCTGAACGACCCGCAGGAGGACACGACCAGCCCGGACTACGGCGGCGACCCGTACGACCGGCCGATCGACAACCGCACCTGCTTCTCGCTGCCCACGGAGGGCCCGCACGTCATCGGCGTCTCGGCGGTCGGCCCGTCGAAGTCGAAGTCGCAGTACTCGAACTACGGCACCGAGCAGGTCGGCGTGGCCGCACCGGGCGGCTTCACGCGGGACTTCTTCGGCACGCCGCAGTACAACTCGGCGGCCAACAACATCCTGTCCTCGTACCCGTTGAAGGTCCTGCAGGAGAAGGGCACGGTCGACGCGGCCGGCAACCCGCTGAGCCCGACGGTCTTCAAGGACTGCACCGCCGACGGCAAGTGCGGCTACTACACGTACCTGGCCGGCACGTCGATGGCCTCGCCGCACGCCGCCGGCGTCGCCGCGCTGATCGTCAGCAAGTACGGCCACCGCGACTGGTGGCGGGGCGGCCTGACCATGAACCCCGACCTGGTCGAGGCGCAGCTCTACCGTACGGCCGAGAAGACCGCGTGCCCCGAGCCGCGGCTGCGCAGCTACGCGAACGAGGGCTATGGGCCCGAGTTCGACGCGTACTGCGCGGGTCCGAAGGTGTTCAACGGCTTCTACGGGCACGGCATCGTCGACGCGTACAAGGCGGTCGGCGGCCGCTGA
- the rlmB gene encoding 23S rRNA (guanosine(2251)-2'-O)-methyltransferase RlmB, giving the protein MPGNSRNVSKRVTSKKGASAGSGGKNRASLKGRGKTLPADERPWHKGYSGTEKLPDKTARKQEKERRAAAAEGRAPKVGVPGTKDTTWGRGGGRATGRPAPQRGARMQSRGPRVAPGRRSNPTKEGPELLLGRNPVVEALRALVPATALYVAQGIDIDDRITEIVRTAGDRGIPILEISRNELDRMTGGVLHQGVGLQVPPFAYENFDDLVAAALEQPAPLLVALDGVTDPRNLGAVIRSVAAFGGHGVFVPERRAAGITATAWRTSAGAAARVPVAQVVNLTRAVKAAQQAGFTAIGLDADGETDLYQLEAAVGPLLVVVGSEGRGLSRLVGETCDLRVSIPMASTVESLNASVAAAVTLAEVSRRRTYG; this is encoded by the coding sequence ATGCCAGGTAACTCCCGCAACGTGAGCAAGCGCGTCACCTCGAAGAAGGGCGCCTCGGCCGGCTCGGGCGGCAAGAACCGCGCGAGCCTCAAGGGCCGCGGCAAGACCCTGCCCGCCGACGAGCGGCCGTGGCACAAGGGCTACTCGGGCACCGAGAAGCTGCCCGACAAGACCGCCCGTAAGCAGGAGAAGGAACGCCGTGCCGCGGCGGCCGAGGGGCGCGCCCCCAAGGTCGGCGTACCCGGCACCAAGGACACCACCTGGGGTCGCGGCGGCGGTCGTGCCACCGGCCGTCCGGCCCCGCAGCGGGGTGCCCGCATGCAGAGCCGTGGTCCGCGCGTCGCGCCGGGCCGCCGTTCCAACCCCACCAAGGAAGGCCCCGAGCTGCTGCTCGGCCGCAACCCGGTGGTGGAGGCGCTGCGCGCGCTGGTCCCGGCCACCGCGCTGTACGTCGCCCAGGGCATCGACATCGACGACCGGATCACCGAGATCGTCCGTACCGCCGGCGACCGGGGCATCCCGATCCTGGAGATCAGCCGCAACGAGCTCGACCGGATGACCGGCGGGGTGCTGCACCAGGGCGTCGGGCTCCAGGTGCCGCCGTTCGCGTACGAGAACTTCGACGACCTGGTCGCCGCGGCGCTGGAGCAGCCCGCGCCGCTGCTCGTGGCCCTCGACGGGGTCACCGACCCGCGCAACCTCGGCGCCGTGATCCGGTCCGTGGCCGCGTTCGGCGGGCACGGGGTGTTCGTGCCGGAGCGCCGCGCGGCCGGCATCACCGCCACCGCGTGGCGGACCAGCGCCGGTGCGGCCGCCCGCGTCCCGGTCGCCCAGGTGGTCAACCTGACCCGGGCCGTCAAGGCGGCTCAGCAGGCCGGGTTCACGGCGATCGGGCTGGACGCCGACGGCGAGACGGACCTCTACCAGCTCGAGGCGGCCGTGGGCCCGCTGCTCGTGGTGGTGGGCTCCGAGGGCCGCGGCCTGTCCCGCCTGGTCGGGGAGACCTGCGACCTGCGGGTCAGCATCCCGATGGCGTCCACCGTGGAGTCGCTCAACGCGAGCGTCGCCGCGGCGGTCACCCTCGCGGAGGTTTCCCGCCGCCGAACGTACGGCTGA
- a CDS encoding NAD-binding protein, whose translation MAVDPARDPSRRSFVSRLREGLPRNGDNRPHFVICGADALVYTLAEELANAGHRVRLTVVVPPRLRSDVPDLAALRGVRVIRADRLDESTFRSAGLAGAAALALVMPDDVVNLHAALCAQAVEPDLRLVIRMFNSGLGYGVRRLFADCAVLSDAAMAAPAFVAASLGEVAPTHVRLPGRTVYVARRADVQPEHVICALTAANGAGRVDVLPADPEPDAERPADLVLAEATGRPAGQAVAAQRLVRARKRRRHPFVTFGRALRAALSRKLGIAVMITLVVTAIAGTVLAHADNVDGFWKSMYVTLLTAVGSSDVEENRNAVAQAAQLVLTISGLALLPLITAAVVEGMVNARLALARGVVANPHQDHIVLVGLGSVGTRVLRQLTDLGLEVVAIDRRADARGAKVAEQLGVPLIVGDASLEETLRSAWIATSKALVVVSTDDVTNLQAALNARSVRPDLRVVLRLFDDDFARRVQDAFSIDISRSVSRLAAPAFAAAMLDRDVLATIPVDRHALLVADVRILPGSPLDGAPLERADRPLSVRVIGLVAAGSEWVDWAPDPRRVLIAGDRVMAVARRAGLRALTEQATPPPEPLLLEPEQTP comes from the coding sequence ATGGCCGTCGATCCCGCGCGCGACCCGTCCCGGCGATCGTTCGTGTCCCGGCTGCGCGAGGGGCTGCCCCGCAACGGCGACAACCGGCCCCACTTCGTGATCTGCGGCGCGGACGCGCTGGTCTACACGCTCGCCGAGGAGCTGGCCAATGCCGGCCACCGGGTCCGCCTGACCGTGGTCGTGCCGCCGCGGCTGCGCTCCGACGTGCCGGATCTCGCGGCGCTGCGCGGCGTACGCGTCATCCGTGCCGACCGCCTCGACGAGAGCACCTTCCGCTCCGCCGGCTTGGCGGGCGCGGCCGCGCTGGCCCTGGTGATGCCCGACGACGTCGTCAACCTGCACGCGGCGCTGTGCGCGCAGGCGGTCGAGCCGGACCTGCGGCTGGTCATCCGGATGTTCAACTCGGGTCTCGGGTACGGCGTCCGCCGCCTGTTCGCCGACTGCGCCGTCCTCTCCGACGCCGCGATGGCTGCCCCGGCGTTCGTGGCCGCCTCGCTCGGTGAGGTGGCGCCGACCCACGTACGCCTCCCCGGCCGCACGGTCTACGTCGCGCGGCGGGCCGACGTACAGCCGGAGCATGTGATCTGTGCCCTGACCGCCGCGAACGGCGCCGGCCGGGTCGACGTCCTGCCCGCGGACCCCGAGCCGGACGCCGAGCGGCCCGCCGATCTGGTGCTCGCCGAGGCGACGGGCCGGCCGGCCGGTCAGGCGGTGGCCGCCCAGCGCCTGGTCCGGGCGCGCAAGCGACGCCGGCACCCGTTCGTGACGTTCGGCCGCGCGCTGCGGGCGGCGCTGAGCCGCAAGCTCGGCATCGCCGTGATGATCACGCTGGTGGTGACCGCGATCGCCGGTACGGTCCTCGCCCACGCCGACAACGTCGACGGCTTCTGGAAGTCCATGTACGTCACGCTGCTCACCGCGGTCGGCTCGTCCGACGTGGAGGAGAACCGCAACGCGGTGGCGCAGGCCGCCCAGCTCGTCCTGACGATCTCCGGGCTGGCCCTGCTGCCGCTGATCACCGCCGCGGTGGTCGAGGGGATGGTCAACGCCCGGCTGGCGCTGGCGCGCGGCGTCGTCGCGAACCCGCACCAGGACCACATCGTGCTGGTCGGGCTGGGCAGCGTGGGCACCCGGGTGCTGCGCCAGCTCACCGATCTCGGGCTGGAGGTCGTGGCCATCGACCGGCGGGCCGACGCGCGCGGCGCGAAGGTGGCCGAGCAGCTGGGCGTACCGCTGATCGTGGGGGACGCCTCGCTGGAGGAGACCCTGCGGTCGGCGTGGATCGCCACCAGCAAGGCGCTGGTGGTGGTCTCCACCGACGACGTGACCAACCTGCAGGCCGCGCTGAACGCCCGGTCGGTCCGCCCCGACCTGCGCGTGGTGCTGCGCCTCTTCGACGACGACTTCGCCCGCCGCGTGCAGGACGCCTTCAGCATCGACATCTCCCGCAGCGTGTCCCGGCTGGCCGCGCCGGCGTTCGCGGCCGCGATGCTGGACCGCGACGTGCTCGCCACCATCCCGGTCGACCGGCACGCGCTGCTGGTCGCCGACGTCAGGATCCTGCCCGGCTCGCCGCTGGACGGCGCTCCGCTGGAGCGGGCCGACCGGCCGCTGAGCGTACGGGTCATCGGCCTGGTCGCGGCCGGCTCGGAGTGGGTGGACTGGGCGCCCGACCCGCGGCGCGTGCTCATCGCCGGCGACCGGGTCATGGCGGTCGCCCGGCGGGCGGGGCTGCGGGCACTGACCGAGCAGGCCACCCCGCCTCCGGAGCCGCTGCTGCTGGAGCCGGAGCAGACGCCTTAG
- a CDS encoding ABC transporter ATP-binding protein: MATVTYDKASRIYPGSDRPAVNELNLEIGDGEFLVLVGPSGCGKSTSLRMLAGLEDVDRGRILIEGKDVTNLPPKSRDIAMVFQNYALYPHMSVYENMAFALKLRKTPKSEIDRRVKEAAQLLQLDEYLSRKPKALSGGQRQRVAMGRAIVREPQVFLMDEPLSNLDAKLRVQTRSQIATLQAKLGITTVYVTHDQVEAMTMGHRVAVMLDGVLQQCDTPRELYDRPGNVFVAGFIGSPAMNIKTVPLTERGGNFGALDLPLTREQLSAAQSGGGKVTIGFRPEATDMVSPTEGGLPIVVDLVEDLGSDANVYGHAAMDGGSERFVVRTDRRSMPTMGETVYIKPQANNVHVFNAGTGERI, translated from the coding sequence ATGGCTACCGTCACCTATGACAAGGCCTCCCGGATCTACCCGGGCTCCGACCGTCCCGCCGTCAACGAGCTCAACCTCGAGATCGGCGACGGCGAGTTCCTCGTCCTGGTCGGCCCCTCGGGTTGTGGCAAGTCCACCAGCCTGCGCATGCTCGCCGGCCTCGAGGACGTCGACCGCGGTCGCATCCTCATCGAGGGCAAGGACGTCACGAACCTGCCCCCGAAGTCCCGCGACATCGCGATGGTCTTCCAGAACTACGCCCTCTACCCGCACATGTCGGTGTACGAGAACATGGCGTTCGCCCTGAAGCTGCGCAAGACCCCCAAGTCGGAGATCGACCGCCGGGTCAAGGAGGCCGCCCAGCTGCTCCAGCTCGACGAGTACCTCTCCCGCAAGCCGAAGGCGCTCTCCGGTGGTCAGCGTCAGCGTGTCGCCATGGGCCGGGCCATCGTCCGCGAGCCGCAGGTGTTCCTCATGGACGAGCCGCTGTCGAACCTCGACGCCAAGCTCCGCGTCCAGACCCGTTCGCAGATCGCGACGCTGCAGGCCAAGCTCGGCATCACCACCGTCTACGTGACCCACGACCAGGTCGAGGCCATGACGATGGGCCACCGGGTGGCGGTCATGCTGGACGGCGTGCTGCAGCAGTGCGACACCCCGCGTGAGCTGTACGACCGCCCCGGCAACGTCTTCGTCGCCGGCTTCATCGGCTCCCCGGCCATGAACATCAAGACCGTGCCGCTGACCGAGCGGGGCGGCAACTTCGGCGCGCTGGACCTGCCGCTGACCCGCGAGCAGCTCTCCGCCGCGCAGTCCGGCGGCGGCAAGGTGACCATCGGCTTCCGTCCCGAGGCGACCGACATGGTCTCCCCGACCGAGGGCGGCCTGCCGATCGTCGTGGACCTGGTCGAGGACCTCGGCTCGGACGCCAACGTCTACGGCCACGCGGCCATGGACGGCGGCTCGGAGCGCTTCGTGGTCCGCACCGACCGGCGCAGCATGCCGACCATGGGCGAGACGGTGTACATCAAGCCGCAGGCGAACAACGTGCACGTGTTCAACGCCGGCACCGGCGAGCGCATCTGA
- a CDS encoding GNAT family N-acetyltransferase produces MRIERITDAAAVQPAAHLFDGPLLADATARFLADRGHHLLLAYEDGRPVGMVTGVEMTHPDKGTEMFLYELGVAPYARLKGVGTALVEALAAIARERGCYGMWVATEQDNEAAQRTYRRAGANEEEPFLLLSWDVTQDRSEPGQT; encoded by the coding sequence ATGCGTATCGAGCGCATCACCGACGCCGCGGCCGTCCAGCCGGCCGCGCACCTGTTCGACGGGCCGCTGCTCGCCGACGCGACGGCGAGGTTCCTCGCCGACCGCGGACACCATCTGCTGCTGGCGTACGAGGACGGGCGCCCGGTCGGGATGGTCACCGGCGTGGAGATGACCCACCCCGACAAGGGCACCGAGATGTTCCTGTACGAGCTGGGCGTCGCACCGTACGCGCGGCTCAAGGGCGTCGGTACGGCCCTCGTCGAGGCGCTGGCCGCCATCGCCCGCGAGCGGGGGTGCTACGGCATGTGGGTGGCGACCGAGCAGGACAACGAGGCCGCACAGCGCACGTACCGCAGGGCGGGCGCCAACGAGGAGGAGCCGTTCCTGCTGCTCTCCTGGGATGTGACTCAGGACCGGTCGGAACCCGGCCAGACATAG
- the cysS gene encoding cysteine--tRNA ligase, with the protein MTMRLHDTATRSVRDFVPKTPGQVGVYLCGLTVQSVPHIGHLRSGVNYDILRRWLAQSGYEVTFIRNVTDVDDKILVKSLETGRPFWSIAYANKLVLDADYRALNVLPPTYEPLATGHVPEMHELIAELIARGHAYESSEGNGDVYFDVPTYADYGALSGQRPEDMLSAGEAPERGKRHPEDFALWKGVKADEPAEASWPSPWGAGRPGWHIECSAMARRYLGDEFDIHGGGLDLTFPHHENEIAQSRSAGLPFARYWVHNALLNLGEAKMSKSLGNVIDLQAVRDMGIRPVELRYYMGVPHYRSRIDYSDDALREAATAYRRIEGFVQRAVEVVGTGRPKDVPPAFAAAMNDDLNTSAALAVVHDTIREGNTALAAGDETGVRAALTEVRAMLGVLGLDPLDPAWGGGESGGELKPVVDSLVALALEQRAQARTRKDWAAADSVRDQLKNAGIQVEDTPAGPRWTVGEQH; encoded by the coding sequence GTGACGATGAGGCTGCATGACACCGCGACCCGATCCGTCCGCGACTTCGTTCCGAAGACGCCCGGTCAGGTCGGTGTCTATCTGTGTGGCCTCACCGTGCAGTCGGTGCCGCACATCGGCCACCTGCGCAGCGGCGTCAACTACGACATCCTGCGCCGCTGGCTGGCGCAGTCCGGCTACGAGGTCACGTTCATCCGCAACGTCACCGACGTGGACGACAAGATCCTGGTCAAGTCGCTGGAGACCGGACGGCCGTTCTGGTCGATCGCGTACGCGAACAAGCTCGTCCTCGACGCCGACTACCGGGCGCTCAACGTGCTGCCGCCCACCTACGAGCCGCTCGCGACCGGGCACGTGCCGGAGATGCACGAGCTGATCGCCGAGCTGATCGCGCGCGGGCACGCGTACGAGTCCTCCGAGGGTAACGGCGACGTGTACTTCGACGTGCCGACGTACGCGGACTACGGCGCGCTCTCCGGGCAGAGGCCGGAGGACATGCTGTCGGCCGGCGAGGCGCCCGAGCGCGGCAAGCGCCACCCCGAGGACTTCGCGTTGTGGAAGGGCGTCAAGGCCGACGAGCCCGCCGAGGCATCGTGGCCCTCGCCGTGGGGCGCCGGCCGGCCCGGCTGGCACATCGAGTGCTCCGCGATGGCCCGGCGCTACCTCGGCGACGAGTTCGACATCCACGGCGGCGGGCTCGACCTGACGTTTCCGCACCACGAGAACGAGATCGCCCAGTCCCGCTCGGCCGGGCTGCCGTTCGCCCGCTACTGGGTGCACAACGCGCTGCTCAACCTCGGCGAGGCCAAGATGAGCAAGTCGCTGGGCAACGTCATCGACCTGCAGGCCGTCCGCGACATGGGCATCCGTCCCGTGGAGCTGCGCTACTACATGGGCGTGCCGCACTACCGCTCGCGGATCGACTACTCCGACGACGCGCTGCGCGAGGCGGCCACGGCGTACCGGCGCATCGAGGGCTTCGTGCAGCGGGCCGTCGAAGTGGTGGGCACCGGGCGTCCCAAGGACGTGCCCCCGGCGTTCGCGGCGGCGATGAACGACGACCTCAACACCTCGGCGGCGCTGGCGGTCGTGCACGACACGATCCGCGAGGGCAACACCGCGCTGGCCGCCGGCGACGAGACCGGGGTGCGGGCCGCCCTCACCGAGGTGCGCGCCATGCTCGGGGTGCTCGGGCTCGACCCGCTCGACCCCGCGTGGGGCGGCGGCGAGAGCGGCGGCGAGCTCAAGCCGGTCGTCGACTCGCTGGTCGCGCTCGCGCTGGAGCAGCGGGCGCAGGCCCGCACACGCAAGGACTGGGCGGCCGCCGACTCGGTGCGCGACCAGCTCAAGAACGCGGGAATTCAGGTGGAGGACACTCCGGCCGGGCCGCGCTGGACGGTAGGAGAGCAGCACTGA
- a CDS encoding Hsp70 family protein has protein sequence MLGVDLGTSHTVAMLRWPDGRVRPLLFDGLPLLPSAVHRDRAGRLHVGRDALRLGYADPARLEPHPKRHVDAPTVLLGDAEVPVPDLLAALLEAVAREAVAAAGQLPPAVVTYPAAWGAQRRQVLTDALALAGWPPSTPLVPEPVAAARYFAEVLRRPVPVGAALAVFDFGGGTLDVAVVRNEGAGPDGRARFEVAASGGLDDLGGLDIDAALVAHLGTELERSYPEAWATLREPVTLAQWRARRQLWDDVRGAKEMLSRAGEAPVPVPGLEHALHLTRAELELVAAPLVRRGVAEAEAVVKAAGLAPADLAGLFLVGGSSRVPLVARLLHSELGVAPTVIEQPELPVAEGAILAAPEQRDTPVSRMRAAAVPPQTDTMAHPSPAAGPGTEAAGSPVTATEAAPAPAVGGSRTGADVVGEEPNYAEPVDPWATGEAAALAAAGGAPLIPPASAVPVSPMPGPSPDQPWAASAPEQPWLASVHGHPAQPDPAGEPGPAGERRLPAYRRKGLWLIAAATVVVLGVVATAVVLLWPGSRALDYRPLSEPRRVPPLVPVTSYFSAAGLRDGRAYFASADDKGQLGVVAADAGTGKKLWTSADAGTASRWEFFFTMPHALVAITGTDSSTGDRRMVMLDPGGGRKMWERSISSDDNVLFAGDVAVLVDRTEKRVLGLKVRDRGRTAWEKRNPTTEYGLGTTRVVTATTADDFAGAATTGGVPFAGPTDDDERLVQIGADRSARVLDARTGDEVAGPRRSVADPDDPIVAHNGRLIVAESGTARRIVVYDLAKLGEPKVPYTLPDNSRLEHLTACGDDRVCFVQKTGYDAKTAQVVAVDVAKGGVTWSRTVPDADGLVPVGEAVLASQNTSPGQVTLLDDRGKVAWTRAGTAGRLDGGNVLLFSKALSTSADDPALSGVHVGDAAVPLGSLENVRTASCAWDQRNLACAAEEDFVLQTFAS, from the coding sequence ATGCTCGGTGTTGACCTGGGCACATCGCACACGGTCGCCATGCTGCGCTGGCCCGACGGCCGGGTGCGCCCGCTGCTCTTCGACGGCCTCCCGCTGCTGCCCTCCGCCGTCCACCGGGACCGCGCCGGCCGCCTGCACGTGGGCCGCGACGCACTCCGCCTCGGGTACGCCGATCCCGCCCGCCTCGAGCCCCACCCGAAGCGGCACGTCGACGCGCCGACCGTCCTCCTCGGCGACGCCGAGGTCCCGGTGCCCGACCTGCTCGCGGCGCTGCTCGAGGCGGTCGCCCGGGAGGCGGTCGCGGCGGCCGGTCAGCTGCCGCCGGCCGTGGTCACCTACCCGGCGGCCTGGGGTGCCCAGCGCCGCCAGGTCCTGACCGACGCGCTGGCCCTCGCCGGCTGGCCGCCGTCCACGCCGCTGGTGCCCGAGCCCGTCGCCGCGGCCCGGTACTTCGCCGAGGTGCTGCGCCGGCCGGTGCCGGTCGGGGCGGCGCTCGCCGTCTTCGACTTCGGCGGCGGCACCCTGGACGTCGCGGTGGTCCGCAACGAGGGCGCCGGCCCCGACGGTCGGGCGCGTTTCGAGGTGGCGGCCTCCGGCGGCCTGGACGACCTCGGTGGCCTCGACATCGACGCCGCGCTGGTGGCGCACCTGGGCACCGAGCTGGAGCGGTCGTACCCCGAAGCCTGGGCCACGCTGCGGGAGCCGGTGACCCTCGCGCAGTGGCGCGCCCGCCGCCAGCTCTGGGACGACGTCCGCGGGGCGAAGGAGATGCTGTCGCGCGCCGGGGAGGCACCCGTGCCGGTGCCCGGTCTGGAGCACGCGCTCCACCTCACCCGCGCCGAGCTGGAGCTGGTCGCGGCCCCGCTGGTCCGGCGCGGTGTGGCGGAGGCGGAGGCGGTGGTCAAGGCGGCCGGGCTGGCGCCGGCCGATCTGGCCGGGCTGTTCCTGGTGGGCGGCTCGTCCCGGGTGCCGCTCGTGGCACGGCTGCTGCACAGCGAGCTGGGCGTCGCGCCGACCGTGATCGAGCAACCGGAGCTCCCGGTCGCCGAGGGTGCGATCCTCGCGGCGCCGGAGCAGCGCGACACTCCGGTCAGCCGGATGCGGGCGGCTGCGGTGCCGCCACAGACCGACACGATGGCCCACCCCTCGCCCGCGGCCGGACCGGGCACCGAGGCCGCCGGCTCGCCGGTGACCGCGACCGAGGCAGCGCCGGCTCCGGCGGTCGGCGGGTCCAGGACCGGCGCCGACGTGGTGGGCGAGGAGCCGAATTACGCCGAGCCGGTCGACCCGTGGGCCACCGGGGAAGCGGCCGCTCTCGCCGCCGCCGGCGGCGCACCCCTGATCCCGCCCGCTTCCGCCGTCCCGGTCTCGCCGATGCCGGGACCATCGCCGGACCAGCCCTGGGCCGCCTCCGCGCCGGAGCAGCCGTGGCTCGCCTCGGTGCACGGCCACCCGGCGCAGCCCGATCCGGCGGGGGAACCCGGCCCGGCGGGGGAGCGCCGGCTGCCGGCGTACAGGAGGAAAGGTCTGTGGCTCATCGCGGCGGCGACCGTTGTCGTCCTCGGGGTCGTCGCGACCGCCGTCGTGCTGCTGTGGCCGGGTTCGCGGGCGCTGGACTACCGGCCGCTGAGCGAGCCGCGGCGCGTCCCGCCGCTCGTGCCGGTGACCTCGTATTTCTCCGCCGCGGGGCTGCGTGACGGGCGGGCCTACTTCGCCTCGGCGGACGACAAGGGGCAGCTGGGGGTCGTCGCCGCCGACGCCGGCACCGGCAAGAAGCTGTGGACCAGCGCGGATGCCGGCACGGCGAGCCGGTGGGAGTTCTTCTTCACGATGCCGCACGCGCTCGTCGCGATCACCGGCACCGACTCCTCGACCGGCGACCGGCGCATGGTGATGCTCGACCCGGGCGGCGGCCGGAAGATGTGGGAGCGTTCGATCTCCTCGGACGACAACGTGCTGTTCGCCGGGGACGTCGCCGTCCTGGTCGACCGGACCGAGAAGCGCGTGCTCGGGCTCAAGGTCCGCGACCGCGGGCGGACCGCGTGGGAGAAGCGGAACCCCACCACCGAGTACGGCCTCGGCACCACCCGGGTCGTCACCGCCACCACGGCCGACGACTTCGCGGGGGCGGCGACCACCGGCGGGGTGCCGTTCGCCGGGCCGACGGACGACGACGAGCGGCTCGTGCAGATCGGGGCGGACCGGTCCGCGCGGGTGCTGGACGCGCGCACCGGCGACGAGGTGGCCGGGCCGCGGCGTAGCGTGGCCGACCCGGACGACCCGATCGTCGCGCACAACGGGCGGCTGATCGTGGCGGAGTCCGGCACCGCCCGGCGCATCGTCGTGTACGACCTGGCGAAGCTCGGCGAGCCGAAGGTGCCGTACACACTGCCGGACAACAGCCGGCTCGAGCACCTGACGGCGTGCGGCGACGACCGGGTCTGCTTCGTCCAGAAGACCGGGTACGACGCCAAGACGGCCCAGGTCGTCGCGGTGGACGTGGCGAAGGGCGGGGTGACGTGGTCGCGTACGGTGCCGGACGCCGACGGCCTGGTGCCGGTGGGCGAGGCGGTGCTGGCGTCGCAGAACACCTCACCCGGGCAGGTGACGCTGCTCGACGACCGCGGCAAGGTGGCGTGGACCCGGGCCGGTACGGCGGGCCGGCTGGACGGCGGCAACGTGCTGCTCTTCTCCAAGGCGCTGTCGACCTCGGCCGACGACCCTGCCCTGTCCGGGGTGCACGTGGGCGACGCCGCGGTGCCGCTGGGCTCGCTGGAGAACGTACGGACGGCGTCGTGCGCCTGGGATCAGAGGAACCTGGCCTGCGCCGCCGAGGAGGACTTCGTCCTGCAGACCTTCGCGTCCTGA
- a CDS encoding MSMEG_6728 family protein yields the protein MQTFLPFPDFVASARALDQKRLGKQRVETIQVLRGLIQPGYGWRHHPAVKMWTGYEEALVRYGLDMCGVWVATGRADTTAETMRADAAAARGLTVIRAQDDLAAAGELPPWLGDDALHLSHRSALVRKDPDFYRPLFGDIPTDLPYVWPGSDRS from the coding sequence ATGCAGACCTTTCTGCCCTTCCCGGACTTCGTCGCCAGCGCGCGGGCGCTCGACCAGAAGCGGCTGGGCAAGCAGCGCGTCGAGACCATCCAGGTGCTGCGCGGCCTGATCCAGCCCGGGTACGGCTGGCGCCACCACCCCGCGGTGAAGATGTGGACCGGCTACGAGGAGGCGCTCGTCCGCTACGGCCTCGACATGTGCGGCGTCTGGGTCGCCACCGGCCGGGCGGACACGACGGCGGAGACGATGCGCGCCGACGCCGCCGCGGCCCGGGGTCTCACCGTGATCCGCGCGCAGGACGACCTCGCCGCCGCAGGTGAGCTCCCCCCGTGGCTCGGTGACGACGCCCTGCACCTCAGCCACCGCTCGGCCCTGGTCCGCAAGGACCCGGACTTCTACCGCCCGCTGTTCGGCGACATCCCGACCGACCTGCCCTATGTCTGGCCGGGTTCCGACCGGTCCTGA